A stretch of DNA from Calderihabitans maritimus:
CTTCCGTAGAAACCGTGGACAGGCTTTCGAGGTAGTGGTTTTCTGTGATATAATGATACCAGAAATTGGATGGTAATACCCAAAAGGAATGGTGTCCATGAAGCAAGGTTCGTTAGAGAAAAGAATTCTCCAGGGACTGGTCGATTATTTGAATGACTTGTACCCGGGCGAAATACGGTTGGTCCAGCTGTTTGGTTCCCGGGCGAGGGGCGATGCCCGGCAAGATTCAGATTATGATGTGTTGATTGCGCTTCCCTGCGATATTCAAGAATTCATTTCTCCTTTATTTCAGGCATCCGTCAGGTATGTGTCAACCCCAGGTTCAGCTCAGTTTCAAACCTAAAGTTCGGATGAGAGCCGCAGGGGAATGCTTCTCGACTTTTGACCTCAAACTTTTCCGGGCGACCTGGAAATAAATCTGCGTGGTCTGTATGTCGGCATGCCTCAGTTGCTCCTGAAGCGCCCTGATGTCGCCGCAGCTTTCGACAAAAAACTTGGCGAAAGAGTGCCTGAACATGTGGGGACTGCATTTCTGCAGTCCTATCTGTTTGCCGTACTGCGCAATTCTCTGCTGGACCGTGCGTTTGGTGACCGGCCCTCTTCCGAAGATATTCGGGAAAAGCCACTCGCCCCGGTAGTGGTTTTTCTCAAAATATTCCAGCCATTGAGCCAGGTGTTTCCCTGCAAATTCCGTTAGTTCAACGCGCTGCACCACCCTGGACTTCGTTTTAGTCAGGAAGCATGCTGTGATCCTGCCGCCGTCATAGACCAGGTCCTCCTTCTTCAAATTCAGGCATTCCGAGATTCGCA
This window harbors:
- a CDS encoding nucleotidyltransferase domain-containing protein, with product MKQGSLEKRILQGLVDYLNDLYPGEIRLVQLFGSRARGDARQDSDYDVLIALPCDIQEFISPLFQASVRYVSTPGSAQFQT
- a CDS encoding tyrosine-type recombinase/integrase codes for the protein MNPVEGLRVKETKRLPKTFTLEQMVRLLTQPDKKTFAGYRDYIIMIVLMESGMRISECLNLKKEDLVYDGGRITACFLTKTKSRVVQRVELTEFAGKHLAQWLEYFEKNHYRGEWLFPNIFGRGPVTKRTVQQRIAQYGKQIGLQKCSPHMFRHSFAKFFVESCGDIRALQEQLRHADIQTTQIYFQVARKSLRSKVEKHSPAALIRTLGLKLS